In one window of Stigmatopora argus isolate UIUO_Sarg chromosome 19, RoL_Sarg_1.0, whole genome shotgun sequence DNA:
- the unc93a gene encoding protein unc-93 homolog A yields the protein MISRNFKNVLVVSLGFLSLFTAYGGLQSLQSSLNAEEGMGVASLSVIYASIIVSSMFLPPLLIKNLGCKWTIVAGMACYVSYSFGNLYPGWYTLMPTSVILGLGGSPLWSAKCTYLTISGNVQASKEGKKAPDMINHYFGIFFFIFQSSAVWGNLMSSLIFGQDTNITIISDEQLQTCGAFDCGLASTSNSTTRRPSQELVWTLVGCYIGVGVLAMLIVAIFLDNIDQEQASRFRGNREPFCHTFLATFRLLKDWRLLTLIPLTMYSGFEQSFLSGEYTKNYVTCALGIHYVGFVMMCFGASNSLCSFLFGRLARYTGRAMLFLLAAVANFSCIIALLYWKPHPDDLGVFFVFPALWGMADAIWQTQTNALYGILFPGDKEAAFANYRMWESLGFVMAFAYSTFLCLEYKLYILLAVLLLTAATYPVVEYYEYKHPTNAVEDGYYKEGITIDDKKVFSQTKL from the exons ATGATCAGCCGTAACTTCAAAAACGTTTTGGTGGTGTCGCTAGGCTTTCTTTCGCTTTTTACGGCGTATGGCGGACTGCAGAGTCTTCAA AGCAGCCTGAATGCGGAGGAAGGAATGGGCGTGGCATCCCTGAGCGTCATCTACGCCTCCATCATCGTCTCCTCCATGTTCCTGCCTCCCCTCCTGATCAAGAACCTTGGCTGCAAGTGGACCATCGTGGCCGGCATGGCTTGCTACGTCTCCTACTCCTTCGGGAACCTCTACCCGGGATG GTACACGCTGATGCCCACCTCCGTCATCCTGGGCTTAGGGGGATCTCCTCTATGGTCGGCCAAGTGCACCTACCTCACCATCTCCGGCAACGTGCAGGCATCCAAAGAAGGCAAGAAGGCGCCGGATATGATCAACCATTACTTCGGcatcttcttcttcatctttcAATCTTCGGCCGTTTGGGGGAACCTCATGTCCTCGCTCATTTTTGGACAAGATACCAACATAA CAATCATTTCGGATGAGCAGCTCCAGACTTGCGGCGCGTTTGACTGCGGGCTAGCCAGCACGTCCAACAGCACCACCCGCAGGCCGTCGCAGGAATTGGTGTGGACTTTGGTGGGATGCTACATCG GCGTGGGGGTGCTGGCCATGTTGATCGTGGCCATTTTCCTGGACAACATCGACCAGGAGCAAGCCAGTCGTTTCCGTGGCAACCGGGAGCCATTTTGCCACACCTTCCTGGCCACTTTTCGTCTCCTGAAGGACTGGCGTCTGCTCACCCTGATCCCGCTCACCATGTACAGCGGCTTCGAGCAGAGCTTCCTGTCCGGCGAGTACACCAAG aattACGTGACGTGCGCTCTAGGAATTCACTACGTGGGCTTTGTCATGATGTGTTTCGGGGCGTCCAATTCGCTTTGTTCCTTCCTCTTCGGGCGACTGGCTCGCTATACTGGGAGGGCGATGCTCTTCCTCTTGG CGGCGGTGGCTAACTTCTCCTGCATTATCGCCCTGTTGTACTGGAAGCCTCACCCCGACGACTTGGGCGTCTTCTTCGTCTTTCCCGCCTTGTGGGGAATGGCCGACGCCATCTGGCAAACGCAGACCAACG CCCTGTACGGTATCCTGTTCCCGGGCGATAAGGAGGCGGCCTTCGCCAACTACCGCATGTGGGAATCTTTAGGCTTCGTCATGGCCTTCGCCTACAGCACCTTCCTGTGTCTGGAGTACAAATTGTACATCCTGCTGGCAGTGCTCTTGCTGACCGCCGCCACCTACCCGGTGGTGGAGTACTACGAGTATAAGCATCCTACGAATGCCGTGGAGGACGGATACTACAAGGAAGGTATTACCATAGACGACAAAAAGGTTTTCAGTCAGACCAAACTCTGA